The following are encoded together in the Candidatus Omnitrophota bacterium genome:
- a CDS encoding LysM peptidoglycan-binding domain-containing protein: MDKKLSGTILLASVFIISGCVVRTYPLTKDRVDQDLSAGNRGYLKGEAPYEETKVRKTERTTRVVEIELGFPAKAKKGGKAAQTPVTMEEAAVDYTEGESMPVQETAEALNYEEYVVQKNDTLQKISQKFYGTTKKWNKIFEANKEALKSPDRIYPGQTIMVPVENMKEPAVKIK, encoded by the coding sequence ATGGATAAGAAGCTGAGCGGAACAATATTGCTTGCATCTGTTTTTATTATTTCGGGATGTGTGGTCAGGACTTACCCTCTTACAAAAGACAGAGTGGATCAAGACCTGTCAGCAGGAAACAGGGGATATCTTAAGGGCGAGGCTCCTTATGAGGAGACAAAAGTGCGTAAGACAGAAAGGACGACCAGGGTAGTCGAGATTGAACTGGGTTTTCCGGCAAAAGCCAAGAAAGGTGGTAAGGCCGCACAAACGCCAGTAACTATGGAAGAGGCGGCTGTTGATTATACTGAAGGGGAAAGTATGCCTGTTCAGGAAACCGCTGAAGCCTTAAATTATGAAGAGTATGTAGTGCAGAAGAATGATACTTTACAAAAGATATCCCAGAAATTCTATGGGACGACTAAGAAATGGAATAAGATATTTGAAGCAAATAAAGAAGCTTTAAAAAGCCCGGATCGGATATATCCCGGCCAGACAATAATGGTCCCTGTTGAAAATATGAAGGAGCCGGCGGTTAAGATCAAATAA
- a CDS encoding PhoH family protein: MEKNIRLCTHDEAKLLFGPNDQNTKSIEKQFKVKITVRNEHLKIKGAANNIKKSASLIESILGGLRNGNILGPEEVKDLISGYKNGSKGYVSDLLSMPSLTCSSAGKRIGPRTKGQQEYVQAIRAYDIVFGIGPAGTGKTYLAMAAAVEALKKHEVRRIILTRPAIEAGESLGFLPGDMVEKISPYLRPLYDAMYDMMDAEVIEKYLETGIVEVAPLAYMRGRTLNEAFIILDEAQNCTAEQMKMFLTRLGFDSKAVITGDITQSDLPEGRPVGLLQAQDILSGIEGIKFIRFSGLDVVRHALVQRIIEAYDKTSRNK; this comes from the coding sequence ATGGAAAAAAATATAAGGCTTTGTACTCATGATGAAGCTAAGCTATTATTCGGGCCCAATGATCAGAATACGAAGTCTATAGAGAAGCAATTTAAAGTAAAGATAACTGTTCGTAATGAGCATCTTAAAATAAAAGGTGCTGCAAATAATATAAAAAAGTCTGCTAGCCTGATAGAAAGCATACTTGGCGGCTTACGAAATGGAAATATTTTAGGGCCGGAAGAGGTAAAAGATCTGATATCCGGGTATAAGAACGGATCAAAAGGCTATGTATCGGATCTGTTGAGCATGCCATCACTTACTTGTTCTTCCGCGGGTAAGCGTATCGGGCCAAGGACAAAAGGCCAGCAGGAGTATGTTCAGGCCATCAGAGCATATGATATTGTTTTTGGCATCGGGCCGGCGGGGACAGGCAAGACGTATCTTGCCATGGCTGCCGCGGTTGAGGCGCTCAAGAAGCATGAGGTGCGCAGGATAATACTCACGCGCCCTGCTATTGAAGCCGGGGAGTCCCTGGGTTTTCTGCCCGGGGATATGGTAGAGAAGATATCCCCTTATCTGCGCCCTTTGTATGATGCGATGTATGATATGATGGATGCCGAGGTCATTGAAAAATACCTTGAAACGGGGATTGTCGAAGTTGCGCCTTTGGCTTATATGCGCGGGAGGACTTTAAATGAAGCATTTATCATCCTGGATGAAGCGCAGAATTGCACAGCCGAACAGATGAAGATGTTTCTGACCCGCCTGGGTTTTGATTCAAAGGCCGTGATTACCGGGGATATAACGCAAAGCGATCTTCCTGAAGGTAGGCCCGTAGGTTTATTGCAGGCCCAGGATATACTTTCCGGAATAGAAGGGATAAAGTTCATCAGATTCAGCGGCCTGGATGTTGTAAGGCATGCTTTAGTGCAAAGGATAATCGAAGCTTATGATAAAACAAGCCGTAATAAATAA
- a CDS encoding HDIG domain-containing protein yields the protein MIKQAVINKAKFFFISILILIVGYIVGINLIVPVFILTLATYFKYRKTIYQKESLLELSLLYLIGFATSYFILNNRLSVFLIPFCVIPMLAAILYNNLEVSFLLSLSYAFSVASLYGNNLNLGLLFLISGVASGIFVFGLRRRMVIIRTGIIIGVLQVALLLIIDRFSIGDPSRYTVLFINGIISSVVVLGVLPIFEYLFGTITNISLLELADFNHPLMQRMIMEAPGTYHHSLIVGNLAEAACSAVGANALLSRVGAYYHDIGKLDKPEYFSENQQLDRSKHEDLSPSMSKLVIMNHVKEGVDLAKKYKINRRLIDFIQQHHGDSLVYYFYRRALENVDGGEEVNEEGFRYPGPKPATKETAIVLLADSVEAATRSLKDFSPNKIEEEVHKIINNKFIDGQLDECELTLKDLENISKVFIRILSGIYHVRVSYPEKNSNSEDSYKKPSEESLRQSSKGKKSSA from the coding sequence ATGATAAAACAAGCCGTAATAAATAAAGCTAAGTTTTTCTTTATCTCTATTTTGATTTTGATAGTCGGCTATATCGTCGGCATAAATCTTATAGTGCCGGTTTTTATACTTACCCTGGCCACGTATTTTAAATACCGTAAGACAATATACCAAAAAGAAAGCTTGCTGGAGTTAAGCCTGCTCTATCTGATAGGTTTTGCCACCAGCTATTTTATTTTGAATAACAGGCTTTCTGTTTTCCTGATCCCTTTCTGCGTGATACCCATGCTGGCAGCCATATTATATAATAATCTTGAAGTATCTTTTCTTTTAAGCTTGTCTTATGCTTTCTCCGTGGCTTCTCTTTATGGCAATAACCTTAACCTCGGGCTGCTATTCTTGATCAGCGGTGTAGCTTCAGGTATCTTTGTTTTCGGTTTGCGCAGGCGTATGGTGATAATCAGGACCGGCATAATAATAGGGGTACTACAGGTTGCGCTCTTGCTGATCATTGACAGGTTTAGTATTGGTGACCCGAGTAGGTATACGGTGCTGTTTATCAATGGTATTATCTCAAGCGTGGTTGTATTGGGAGTCTTGCCGATATTTGAATATCTTTTTGGCACAATTACAAATATCAGCCTACTTGAATTAGCCGATTTCAATCACCCTCTTATGCAGAGGATGATAATGGAAGCACCAGGCACTTACCATCATAGCTTGATCGTGGGCAATCTTGCTGAGGCCGCGTGTTCTGCCGTAGGGGCAAACGCTTTATTATCCCGGGTCGGGGCATATTATCATGATATCGGCAAGCTCGATAAGCCTGAATATTTCAGCGAGAACCAGCAGTTGGATAGGAGTAAACACGAAGATTTGTCCCCATCCATGAGTAAGCTGGTTATAATGAACCATGTAAAAGAAGGCGTAGACCTGGCAAAAAAATATAAGATTAATAGGAGGCTTATAGATTTTATACAGCAGCATCATGGTGACAGCCTTGTATATTATTTTTACCGCAGGGCGCTTGAGAATGTTGACGGAGGCGAAGAAGTCAACGAAGAAGGTTTTCGTTATCCCGGGCCCAAGCCCGCTACCAAGGAGACAGCCATAGTATTATTGGCTGATTCTGTCGAGGCAGCTACGCGCTCATTAAAGGATTTTTCACCCAATAAGATTGAAGAGGAAGTGCATAAAATTATCAATAATAAGTTTATAGACGGCCAGCTTGATGAATGCGAACTCACCCTAAAAGACCTTGAGAATATTTCCAAGGTGTTTATTAGAATACTCAGCGGCATATATCACGTTCGGGTGTCCTATCCGGAGAAAAATTCAAATAGTGAAGATAGCTATAAAAAACCTTCAGAAGAAAGTCTGCGTCAGTCCAGCAAAGGTAAGAAAAGTAGTGCTTAA
- the ybeY gene encoding rRNA maturation RNase YbeY: protein MRIFPRCLLEYSAAYITFGCPIRRKIQIVKIAIKNLQKKVCVSPAKVRKVVLKTLSLERARYPLELSVTFVSDNKIKRLNKLYLGKNEATDVLAFDLSGSGARSAVADIIISTDTASRQARQYATSALFEVYLYLVHGLLHILGYSDDTESGYLKMQKRCEYILNKLNLS, encoded by the coding sequence TTGAGAATATTTCCAAGGTGTTTATTAGAATACTCAGCGGCATATATCACGTTCGGGTGTCCTATCCGGAGAAAAATTCAAATAGTGAAGATAGCTATAAAAAACCTTCAGAAGAAAGTCTGCGTCAGTCCAGCAAAGGTAAGAAAAGTAGTGCTTAAGACTCTTTCTCTGGAAAGGGCGCGCTACCCGTTGGAACTGTCGGTTACTTTTGTCAGCGACAATAAAATCAAAAGGCTTAATAAACTATATTTGGGGAAAAATGAGGCGACTGATGTCTTGGCGTTTGATTTATCAGGTTCAGGCGCTCGTTCTGCCGTTGCCGATATTATAATATCTACAGATACAGCCAGCCGCCAGGCAAGGCAATATGCTACGAGCGCACTCTTTGAAGTTTACTTATATCTTGTACACGGGCTTTTGCATATTCTCGGATATAGCGATGATACAGAAAGCGGATATTTAAAGATGCAGAAGCGCTGCGAATATATACTTAACAAACTTAATCTGAGTTGA
- the recO gene encoding DNA repair protein RecO, with protein MIERPKMPILKAEAIVLNKWDFRETSLIVNFLTKEFGKVSGLLKGIRKEPKKFASTLEIFSHNDILFYQKRESTLHLVSQCDIRDNFNNTRSQIPGIAASSLMMELLDAIMPIEDPNEDVFNLALDCLKEINNGSSPEKITTIFKIKTLSLSGFRPNFDSCVSCQGKILGDSKFSLVLGGLLCSRCFTKDTSSRSVFRGTVASILHIERNDLKSNLNLGMNPQIKRELELILNTFLNFHLGRSLKSQKVANKLNDSRVPLAV; from the coding sequence TTGATAGAAAGGCCCAAGATGCCGATTTTAAAAGCGGAAGCAATAGTGCTGAACAAATGGGATTTCAGGGAGACCTCGCTTATAGTGAATTTTCTGACTAAAGAGTTTGGTAAGGTATCAGGCCTGCTTAAGGGCATCAGAAAAGAGCCGAAGAAATTCGCAAGCACATTAGAGATATTTTCACACAATGATATATTGTTTTATCAGAAAAGGGAAAGCACCCTGCACTTGGTAAGCCAGTGCGATATAAGAGACAACTTCAATAATACAAGGAGTCAGATCCCCGGGATAGCAGCTTCCAGCCTGATGATGGAGTTATTGGATGCTATAATGCCCATAGAGGACCCCAATGAAGATGTTTTTAACCTTGCCCTGGATTGTCTGAAGGAAATAAACAACGGGAGCAGCCCGGAAAAGATAACAACGATATTTAAAATAAAGACTCTTTCCCTTTCGGGTTTTAGGCCGAATTTCGACTCTTGTGTTTCCTGCCAGGGAAAGATACTGGGTGATTCAAAATTCAGTCTGGTATTAGGCGGCTTATTATGCAGCAGGTGTTTTACCAAAGATACGAGTTCCCGTTCGGTGTTCAGAGGCACGGTAGCCTCTATCTTGCACATAGAGCGCAACGATTTAAAGAGCAACCTTAACCTCGGGATGAACCCGCAGATTAAGCGTGAATTAGAACTTATTCTAAACACATTCCTTAATTTCCATTTAGGGCGAAGTTTAAAATCGCAGAAGGTAGCCAATAAGCTTAACGATTCAAGAGTTCCTTTGGCAGTTTAA
- a CDS encoding 2-dehydropantoate 2-reductase: MKIVIVGAGAIGSLLAAMLSKTKEEVWVLEKDKERSAIINKHGISIEGVSGSWNAKVKATVDVSEVDKADLVLICVKSYDTKKAVLSAKPLLHKNTVVLTLQNGIGNIEVISEIIGENMVMGGATSQGATLIKPAHVRHAGKGETVIGFIDGRTTVEIRSIRELFNKAGLEIKISRDIKSVLWSKLIVNVGINAISALTRMKNGKLIEFEGTRKILRAAVSEAVRIAKRKRVKLIYDDPLAKVEAVCESTAQNISSMLQDVLNKKKTEIDYINGVVVRLGQELSIPTPVNSLLVDLVKTIESGYESVVENSRS, from the coding sequence ATGAAAATAGTTATAGTTGGCGCAGGGGCCATAGGCAGTCTTTTGGCAGCTATGTTATCTAAAACCAAAGAAGAGGTATGGGTCCTGGAAAAAGATAAAGAACGATCTGCTATTATCAATAAGCACGGTATCAGTATTGAAGGTGTTTCGGGCAGCTGGAACGCAAAAGTAAAAGCAACAGTGGATGTTTCCGAAGTAGATAAGGCTGACCTGGTGCTTATCTGTGTAAAATCTTATGATACCAAGAAAGCCGTGCTCTCAGCCAAGCCTTTACTCCATAAAAATACTGTCGTCCTGACATTGCAAAATGGCATCGGTAATATTGAAGTCATCAGCGAAATTATCGGTGAGAATATGGTTATGGGAGGCGCTACCAGCCAGGGAGCTACGCTTATTAAACCTGCCCATGTCCGCCATGCAGGTAAGGGTGAAACAGTAATCGGGTTCATCGACGGCAGGACCACGGTAGAAATACGCTCCATAAGGGAGTTATTTAATAAGGCGGGCCTGGAGATTAAAATATCAAGAGATATAAAATCAGTTTTATGGTCTAAGCTGATAGTAAATGTCGGCATAAATGCAATATCTGCCCTTACCAGGATGAAGAATGGAAAATTGATCGAGTTTGAAGGGACCCGTAAGATATTAAGGGCAGCTGTTTCGGAGGCTGTGCGCATTGCAAAAAGGAAAAGAGTCAAACTTATTTATGATGACCCGCTTGCAAAAGTAGAAGCTGTCTGCGAGTCTACTGCACAGAACATCTCTTCGATGCTGCAGGACGTGCTGAATAAAAAGAAGACAGAAATAGATTATATAAATGGGGTAGTTGTGAGATTAGGGCAGGAACTCTCAATTCCAACGCCTGTTAATTCTCTTTTAGTTGATTTAGTTAAAACGATCGAATCCGGTTACGAATCAGTAGTAGAAAACAGCCGTAGCTGA
- the polX gene encoding DNA polymerase/3'-5' exonuclease PolX, whose translation MESTLIANIFRDIANILEIKGENIFRIRAYTRAAEVIEGFSGNLEEYVNEDKLQEIPGIGKDLSAKIIEIFSTGKLKFYEDLKRSIPEGLLEILNIPSIGPKTARLLYDKLGIKGIADLENAISEGRLLKLPGIKGKTVENIKKGIALFKEGRQRMLLPEAYNVSDGFIKYLSAIPAVDKISVAGSLRRKKETIRDIDILVTSKNPGKVMQAFLKAPSVNRVLAKGETKSSVITKGGVQVDCRVVKNESYGAALIYFTGSKDFNIKLRQLAIKKKLKINEYGIYRGNKLIYGKDEKGVFKVLGLDYVEPELRENTGEVELAIKSGLPILIQDKDIKGDLHVHSKWSDGINSIEEMAYAAKGAGYSYIAVTDHSQSLKVAGGLSIGDLRKKKKEIDKINSKLNNFRVLYGTEVDIDSEGNIDYDDDILKEFDIVVAAIHTGFKQARIQITSRLVRACNNKYVNIIAHPTGRLWGVRPSYDVDWEKVLSVARDTNTTLEINSFAQRLDLDSHDARRAAESGVKLAINTDSHDIGHLKSIKFGVGVARRAWLKKEDVINTLTLDELLKKIRK comes from the coding sequence ATGGAAAGCACCTTAATTGCAAATATATTCAGGGATATCGCTAATATTCTTGAGATAAAGGGAGAAAATATCTTTCGTATACGGGCATATACACGGGCCGCAGAGGTGATAGAGGGTTTTAGCGGAAACCTTGAAGAATATGTTAATGAGGATAAGCTTCAAGAGATACCCGGTATCGGCAAGGACCTTTCTGCAAAGATAATAGAAATATTTTCTACGGGTAAACTTAAGTTTTATGAAGATTTAAAACGAAGTATACCCGAAGGGTTGCTGGAAATTCTTAATATCCCTTCAATCGGGCCCAAGACTGCCAGGCTTTTGTACGACAAACTGGGCATAAAAGGTATAGCCGACCTGGAAAATGCCATATCTGAAGGCAGGCTCCTGAAATTGCCCGGCATAAAAGGCAAAACCGTAGAGAATATTAAAAAAGGAATAGCTCTTTTTAAGGAAGGCCGTCAAAGAATGCTTTTGCCGGAAGCCTATAACGTGTCTGATGGCTTTATAAAATATCTTAGTGCCATACCGGCAGTAGATAAAATCTCAGTCGCCGGCAGCCTAAGGAGAAAAAAAGAGACCATAAGGGATATAGATATTTTAGTTACTTCGAAAAACCCGGGGAAGGTTATGCAGGCATTTTTGAAAGCTCCTTCGGTTAACCGGGTTTTAGCCAAAGGAGAAACGAAAAGCTCGGTAATAACAAAAGGCGGTGTGCAGGTTGACTGTAGGGTAGTAAAAAATGAATCCTATGGCGCTGCGCTTATATATTTTACAGGATCAAAAGATTTCAATATAAAACTCCGGCAGCTAGCGATAAAAAAGAAGCTGAAGATTAATGAATACGGAATATACAGGGGCAATAAATTAATTTACGGTAAAGATGAAAAAGGTGTTTTTAAGGTATTAGGCCTCGATTATGTAGAACCTGAGTTGCGCGAAAACACAGGGGAAGTAGAACTGGCAATTAAATCTGGATTGCCAATTTTGATCCAGGATAAGGATATAAAAGGCGACCTGCATGTTCATTCTAAATGGTCTGATGGCATTAACAGCATAGAAGAGATGGCTTATGCGGCAAAAGGAGCGGGGTATTCATATATAGCTGTAACCGATCATTCCCAGAGTTTAAAAGTTGCCGGAGGATTATCAATAGGTGATTTGCGTAAAAAGAAAAAAGAGATCGATAAGATAAATTCTAAATTGAATAATTTCAGAGTGCTTTACGGCACGGAGGTTGATATTGATTCTGAAGGCAATATTGATTATGATGATGATATATTGAAAGAGTTTGATATTGTAGTAGCTGCTATCCATACCGGGTTCAAACAGGCACGGATTCAAATAACCAGCAGATTAGTAAGGGCATGCAATAATAAATATGTGAATATCATCGCGCATCCTACTGGGAGATTATGGGGTGTGCGACCTTCTTACGATGTAGATTGGGAGAAAGTGTTAAGCGTGGCCAGAGATACTAACACCACACTTGAAATCAATAGCTTTGCCCAAAGGCTTGACCTGGATTCCCATGATGCAAGGCGTGCGGCTGAATCCGGAGTAAAGCTGGCCATAAATACTGATTCGCATGATATAGGGCATTTGAAATCAATAAAGTTCGGAGTCGGCGTTGCCAGAAGGGCGTGGCTTAAAAAGGAAGATGTCATAAATACGCTCACTTTAGATGAGTTACTTAAGAAGATAAGGAAATGA
- a CDS encoding FAD:protein FMN transferase — protein MTRVVSHKDTRHKDTKILSSLFTFHGLRLILRYFLVSALRPLCSAHKATLPIIVLLSALFLSGCQESELYREKMVLMGTFVEVISPDTRAPAIVFNEIKRVESIFSKYKADSQVALLNHNGRIAPSKELFFVAEKARKFWEDSGGAFDVTIGPLMDAWGFTEKEYIRPPDAKISEALLKVGLDKVDIKSNLIYFKVAGMKVDFGAIAKGYAVDRAVKELKNAGINSCLINAGGDIYCLGKKFGRPWRVAVNNPRRSGYIEYLNIEDKAVVTSGDYENFFINNGKRFSHIFNPKTGYPADSGVVSVTVVADDCLTADALATSIFVLGRKEGLELAKKYNSGRVIIISKDDV, from the coding sequence ATGACTAGAGTAGTTAGTCACAAAGACACACGACACAAGGACACAAAAATCTTGAGTTCACTATTCACATTTCACGGATTGAGACTTATTTTGCGTTATTTTCTTGTTTCTGCGCTCCGTCCACTTTGCTCCGCGCACAAGGCTACTTTACCAATTATTGTTTTATTGTCTGCTCTATTTCTCTCCGGATGCCAGGAGAGTGAATTATACAGAGAAAAGATGGTTTTGATGGGGACTTTTGTTGAAGTTATTTCTCCTGACACTCGGGCGCCGGCAATTGTTTTTAATGAAATAAAGAGGGTAGAATCCATTTTTAGCAAATATAAAGCGGATAGCCAGGTGGCATTGCTAAATCATAATGGCAGGATTGCTCCTTCAAAAGAGCTGTTTTTTGTTGCAGAAAAGGCAAGAAAATTCTGGGAGGATTCCGGGGGTGCTTTTGATGTAACTATCGGCCCGTTAATGGATGCCTGGGGTTTTACAGAAAAAGAATACATCAGGCCCCCTGATGCCAAAATCAGCGAGGCCCTTCTTAAGGTAGGCCTTGACAAAGTTGATATTAAGAGTAATCTAATATATTTTAAGGTTGCAGGCATGAAGGTGGATTTCGGGGCGATTGCAAAAGGATATGCTGTTGATCGCGCGGTCAAAGAATTAAAGAATGCAGGCATAAATAGCTGTTTGATTAATGCAGGGGGCGATATTTATTGCCTGGGGAAAAAGTTCGGCCGTCCCTGGAGGGTAGCTGTAAATAACCCCCGCAGAAGCGGGTATATTGAATACCTTAACATAGAAGATAAAGCTGTTGTTACCAGCGGAGATTACGAGAATTTCTTTATAAACAACGGAAAGCGTTTTTCTCATATATTCAATCCTAAGACAGGATATCCGGCTGATTCAGGGGTTGTTTCGGTGACTGTAGTAGCTGATGATTGCCTTACAGCGGATGCGCTGGCAACAAGTATTTTTGTTTTAGGCAGAAAAGAAGGCTTGGAGCTTGCTAAGAAATATAATTCAGGCCGGGTGATAATAATATCCAAAGACGATGTTTAA
- a CDS encoding sulfide/dihydroorotate dehydrogenase-like FAD/NAD-binding protein gives MFKIIDKENLNKEIVRIEIEAPQIAAKANAGQFVAVVIDEKGERVPLTIADWDAEKGTITLIFQKVGFTTRKFGEMGVGQILFNVLGPLGHATRPIQSKTIICVAGGVGIAEIYPVIRLFKSEGNNVTTVIGARNKGLLILEERISKISDKLFITTDDGSYGDKGFVTDVLEKIINGQENAGRNIKPDLVYCVGPVMMMKAVSELTRKSGIKTIVSLNPIMVDATGMCGSCRCKVEGRTVFGCVDGPDFDGHQVDFDDLSNRLGQFKEEEKNAD, from the coding sequence ATGTTTAAGATCATAGATAAAGAAAACTTAAATAAAGAAATTGTGCGAATCGAAATCGAGGCGCCTCAAATTGCGGCTAAAGCCAACGCCGGGCAATTTGTAGCTGTTGTCATTGACGAAAAAGGAGAGCGCGTGCCTTTAACAATCGCTGACTGGGATGCAGAAAAAGGCACAATAACTTTGATTTTTCAAAAAGTCGGCTTCACAACAAGAAAATTTGGAGAAATGGGTGTAGGCCAGATCCTGTTTAATGTCTTAGGCCCTTTAGGCCATGCTACCAGGCCAATTCAGTCAAAAACAATCATTTGTGTAGCCGGAGGGGTAGGAATAGCCGAGATTTATCCGGTTATCAGGCTTTTTAAATCTGAAGGGAATAATGTAACAACTGTAATCGGCGCCAGGAATAAAGGCCTGTTAATCTTAGAGGAGAGAATAAGTAAAATTTCAGATAAGCTTTTTATAACCACAGACGACGGTTCATATGGCGATAAAGGCTTCGTCACAGACGTCTTAGAAAAGATTATCAACGGCCAAGAAAATGCTGGACGTAATATTAAACCTGATTTAGTATATTGTGTCGGTCCTGTCATGATGATGAAGGCAGTGTCAGAATTGACCAGAAAATCCGGCATAAAGACAATTGTAAGCCTCAATCCGATCATGGTCGATGCTACAGGTATGTGCGGCTCCTGCCGTTGTAAAGTAGAAGGCAGGACGGTATTCGGATGTGTTGACGGCCCTGATTTTGACGGCCATCAGGTTGATTTTGATGATTTAAGTAACAGGTTGGGGCAATTTAAAGAAGAAGAAAAAAATGCAGACTAA
- the mgtE gene encoding magnesium transporter has translation MQTKVTQNRNIKVYALFLPEIKELLQAKDFNSLKEFLKTVHSLDLPEILKSLEPAEKILVFRLLGTKKAVEVFENLRFDDQNYILNNLESQEVSQIINEMAPDERADLFKELPSKVFRKFFALINKEEAQDLKNLMVYEEGTAGSLMTTDFVSLKKDMTAKNAIISIQQNLRADYRENIYSVFVTDDNRKLLGHISLQDLLKAPPDILVKDIMGTNGFIKIYPNTTKEDVAAWFKQYDLLDAAVIDDNGILVGIITVDDIVAEMEKQTTKDIYEIGKMDARGGEIISYASATTFELVRRRAGWLVLLLIFDFLTGTVLKNFEHTLSAVVALTFFIPMLLDTGGNAGAQTSITIIRGLATGDVNFKNVFKVIRLEFSSAFLMGIIIGSVAFARALLLQKDFHIALVVGLSMVAIAILAICTGVFLPLFSKKIGLDPASLAGPITTSVVDVVGLIIYFKIAQAFIPALNF, from the coding sequence ATGCAGACTAAAGTTACCCAAAACAGAAATATCAAGGTTTATGCGTTATTCCTGCCTGAAATAAAAGAATTACTTCAGGCCAAGGATTTTAACAGCCTGAAAGAGTTTTTAAAGACAGTACATTCATTGGACCTGCCCGAGATTTTAAAGTCTCTTGAGCCCGCGGAAAAAATACTGGTTTTCAGGCTGTTGGGAACAAAAAAAGCCGTTGAGGTTTTTGAGAACCTAAGGTTTGACGACCAGAATTATATATTAAATAATCTGGAGAGCCAGGAAGTTTCCCAGATCATAAATGAAATGGCCCCAGATGAACGGGCTGACCTTTTTAAAGAATTGCCAAGCAAGGTATTCAGAAAGTTTTTTGCATTGATAAATAAGGAAGAGGCCCAGGATTTGAAGAACCTTATGGTTTATGAAGAGGGCACAGCAGGCAGCCTTATGACTACAGATTTTGTTTCTTTAAAAAAGGATATGACTGCAAAGAATGCAATAATCTCAATACAGCAGAACCTGCGTGCTGATTACCGGGAGAATATTTATTCTGTTTTTGTTACTGATGATAACCGCAAGCTTCTTGGCCATATTTCTCTCCAGGATCTTTTGAAGGCGCCTCCGGATATACTTGTTAAAGATATAATGGGCACAAACGGTTTTATTAAGATCTATCCAAATACCACCAAAGAAGATGTAGCAGCATGGTTTAAGCAGTATGATTTATTGGATGCGGCAGTGATTGATGATAACGGAATACTGGTAGGGATAATAACTGTTGATGATATTGTCGCAGAAATGGAGAAACAGACCACTAAAGATATATATGAAATAGGTAAGATGGATGCCAGGGGCGGTGAAATAATCAGCTATGCTTCTGCAACTACCTTTGAATTAGTCAGAAGAAGGGCAGGCTGGCTGGTCCTTCTGTTGATTTTTGATTTTTTGACAGGCACAGTATTGAAGAATTTTGAGCATACTTTAAGCGCGGTTGTAGCGCTGACATTCTTCATACCAATGCTGCTTGATACAGGAGGAAATGCCGGAGCGCAGACATCCATTACCATTATAAGAGGCTTGGCAACAGGGGATGTAAATTTTAAGAATGTTTTTAAAGTAATAAGGCTGGAATTCTCTTCTGCTTTCCTTATGGGTATTATTATAGGCTCGGTTGCTTTTGCAAGAGCCCTGCTTCTACAGAAAGATTTTCATATAGCCCTTGTAGTAGGCTTAAGCATGGTGGCAATAGCGATACTTGCTATCTGCACAGGGGTATTTCTGCCGCTTTTCTCCAAGAAGATCGGCCTTGATCCTGCATCTTTGGCAGGCCCGATAACTACCAGCGTTGTTGATGTTGTTGGATTGATTATTTATTTTAAAATTGCTCAAGCGTTTATTCCGGCGCTGAATTTCTAA